From Spirosoma aerolatum, one genomic window encodes:
- a CDS encoding photosystem II biosynthesis protein — MGNKSISFAMLVVGLSLGTAWAIRGQFGHEYGAAWAGAIGSLSVLLVAKRTDWYARFFAVTLAGAIGWGIGGLASYGIVVGYGRDTEFINVFYGLSMLFVIGGLYGFIGGGLFGLALTDSPTKPVKWHEVIVEMVVGGALFYFFLIEEFDWRMTPPRSEMWAVCFGAAVALTWYLVRHRYDSALRVAVFAGLGGGFGFAFGNFLQVLGNLTDIKFNFWNVMEYSLGFFGGLGMAYGTLTSEWESNEPTQPKRQIWFPLLMVMLVIPYIVWQQSFELERLQDIFSKIDVSPDSPVIGTVQLVSLGMVLGMTGWCWLRFYQNKANPASYSENEVFVLFLSLWGLYILFSLFITGAFMSGYRIEQYLYIVNWLLVAFLIGKAYPVFTPSRLAPKQWAINFGIVLVFFALLTSVLIHSHGELKGSHKRFGAPPPAEESQ, encoded by the coding sequence ATGGGAAACAAATCTATTTCTTTTGCTATGCTCGTGGTGGGTCTGTCGCTCGGAACCGCCTGGGCCATTCGCGGGCAATTTGGGCATGAATACGGTGCCGCCTGGGCGGGCGCTATTGGTTCTCTGAGTGTTCTGCTGGTGGCGAAACGGACTGATTGGTACGCCCGTTTTTTTGCGGTCACGCTGGCGGGCGCTATTGGCTGGGGGATTGGTGGGCTGGCGAGCTATGGTATTGTGGTAGGCTATGGCCGCGATACCGAATTCATTAATGTGTTCTACGGGCTAAGCATGCTATTTGTGATTGGTGGCTTGTATGGATTTATAGGCGGTGGCCTGTTTGGCCTCGCCCTGACCGACTCGCCCACCAAGCCGGTAAAATGGCACGAGGTGATTGTCGAAATGGTGGTTGGCGGGGCGTTGTTCTACTTCTTCCTGATCGAAGAATTCGACTGGCGAATGACACCCCCTCGTTCCGAAATGTGGGCCGTTTGCTTTGGGGCTGCTGTAGCCCTGACCTGGTATCTGGTGCGTCACCGATACGATTCGGCTTTACGGGTTGCTGTGTTCGCGGGTTTAGGCGGGGGCTTCGGTTTTGCTTTCGGTAATTTCCTACAGGTACTCGGCAATCTGACCGATATCAAATTCAATTTCTGGAATGTCATGGAGTATTCGCTGGGCTTTTTCGGTGGCCTGGGTATGGCCTATGGCACCCTAACTTCTGAATGGGAGTCGAACGAACCGACTCAACCTAAACGCCAGATCTGGTTTCCGTTGTTGATGGTCATGCTGGTGATTCCGTACATTGTATGGCAGCAATCGTTTGAACTAGAACGCCTTCAGGACATTTTTAGCAAGATCGACGTATCGCCCGACAGTCCGGTTATTGGTACGGTTCAATTGGTTTCGCTGGGTATGGTTCTCGGTATGACCGGCTGGTGCTGGCTTCGATTTTACCAGAACAAAGCCAACCCGGCCTCGTACTCAGAAAATGAAGTTTTTGTCCTCTTTTTAAGCTTATGGGGCCTGTATATTTTGTTTAGTCTGTTCATCACGGGGGCATTTATGAGCGGCTATCGCATTGAGCAATACTTGTATATCGTCAATTGGCTGTTGGTCGCCTTCCTGATTGGAAAAGCCTATCCCGTTTTCACACCCAGCCGTTTAGCCCCTAAACAATGGGCGATCAATTTTGGGATTGTCCTTGTCTTTTTCGCGCTACTTACGAGTGTGCTTATTCATTCGCACGGTGAGTTGAAAGGCTCACATAAACGCTTTGGCGCTCCTCCACCTGCCGAAGAGTCACAATAG
- a CDS encoding efflux RND transporter permease subunit, which translates to MDLIRAALRKPISILVIVASLFYFGIGAVRTIKIDIFPNLNLPVIYISQPFGGYTPDQMESFFGKQYVNLLLYVSGVKSIETKNIQGITLLKLSFYEGTNMAQAAAEVSAYSNRAQSSFPPGSQPPFILRFDASTLPVGQLVLSSPKRTNNELQDLANVYIRSGFTSVPGLVSPAPFGGNARSIVIKADPELLRAHNLTPDQLVAALRINNTATPAGNVRIGDYNYFTPANTTVRNIEDFGNIPLYTGTVQNLYLKDVATIEDGADITQGYVLVNGKRSVYLPITKSADASTWEVVQNLKAALPRFQALLPEDVKLTYTFDQSVYVINAVESLMTEGAIGAILTGLMVLLFLGDVRGALIVIITIPTCIISGVLFLSLFGQTINIMTLSGLSLAIGILVDESTVTIENIHQHMDMGKPKALAIWDACKEIAFSKLLILFCILAVFAPAFTMTGIPGALFLPLALAIGFSMITSYLMAQTLVPVLANWMMKEHTHVSNGKAPKRKGRKLFKFKHAVVATNGNGHYEKEALLRSKEALAEREDLNNDGKISYFERLRSRFTRFIRRILPYRKVIVSTYVLGSMAIVVLLITNIGRDVLPKVAGHQFQVRLRNPDGTRLEKTEATMLKTIDVLKRMVGKDNIEITSAMVGMHGAQFSTSPIYLFMAGPQEGVLQVSLNEDYDVDLDELKDKFRASMKQALPDVKLSFEPIELTDKILSQGSPTPIEVKLSGKNKKQNEEYANKVIAKLNKIRYLRDVQIGQATKYPTINVNIDRTRAAQLGTDISAISRSLIAATSSSRYTEKSVWIDPKSSQTYTVQVQVPENRMTSVNDLGEIPVLPNANRPVLSDVATLQKGTSYGENDNIGAIPVLSVTANLNDIDLGTAARDVQKAIDSLGELPRGLTIKMQGLTQVLIDTLDSLQTGLLTAIVVIFLMLAANFQSFKVSLVVLCTVPAVLVGSLILLMLTGSTLNLQSYMGMIMSVGVSISNAVLMVTNAEELRMRNGNALLSAREAASIRIRPILMTSVAMVVGMIPMASGLGEGGSQAAPLGRAVIGGLIASTFAALFILPLAFAWVQEKTSTESVSLDPEDKESKYYTNADLLN; encoded by the coding sequence ATGGATTTAATTCGCGCTGCGTTACGGAAACCGATCTCCATTCTGGTGATTGTTGCCAGTCTGTTTTACTTTGGTATTGGGGCCGTACGTACGATCAAGATTGATATTTTCCCCAATCTGAACCTGCCCGTTATTTACATTTCTCAACCCTTTGGCGGCTACACACCCGACCAGATGGAGTCGTTTTTCGGCAAACAGTACGTCAACCTGCTACTCTATGTATCGGGCGTAAAAAGTATCGAAACCAAAAACATTCAGGGGATTACACTGCTGAAACTGTCCTTCTACGAAGGAACCAACATGGCTCAGGCGGCTGCCGAGGTATCGGCCTATTCGAACCGGGCCCAGTCGAGTTTTCCACCGGGGTCACAACCGCCTTTTATCCTCCGGTTCGATGCCTCTACGCTACCCGTAGGGCAGTTGGTATTAAGTAGCCCCAAACGAACCAACAACGAACTCCAGGATTTGGCCAACGTGTATATCCGGTCGGGGTTTACATCGGTGCCGGGGCTGGTATCGCCTGCGCCCTTTGGCGGAAATGCCCGCTCGATTGTCATCAAAGCCGATCCCGAACTGCTGCGGGCGCATAACCTTACACCCGATCAGTTGGTAGCGGCCCTACGCATCAACAACACGGCTACTCCGGCGGGAAACGTTCGGATTGGCGATTACAACTACTTCACACCAGCTAACACCACGGTTCGGAACATCGAGGATTTTGGTAATATTCCGCTCTATACGGGCACCGTACAAAACCTGTACCTGAAAGACGTAGCCACGATCGAAGATGGGGCCGACATCACGCAGGGCTATGTGCTGGTCAATGGCAAGCGATCGGTTTATCTGCCTATTACCAAATCGGCTGATGCCTCAACCTGGGAAGTGGTTCAGAATCTGAAAGCGGCCCTGCCCCGTTTCCAGGCCTTGCTACCCGAAGATGTGAAATTGACCTATACATTCGATCAGTCAGTCTATGTCATCAACGCGGTCGAGAGTCTTATGACTGAAGGAGCTATTGGGGCTATTCTGACGGGCCTGATGGTACTCCTGTTCCTAGGCGATGTACGGGGGGCGTTAATCGTTATTATCACCATTCCGACCTGTATCATTTCCGGGGTATTGTTCCTGTCGCTATTTGGGCAAACGATCAACATCATGACCCTGAGTGGTCTGTCGCTGGCCATCGGGATTCTGGTCGATGAAAGTACGGTAACCATCGAGAATATTCACCAGCATATGGACATGGGCAAACCGAAAGCCCTGGCGATCTGGGATGCCTGTAAAGAAATTGCCTTCTCGAAACTCCTGATTCTGTTCTGTATTCTGGCCGTATTTGCCCCGGCCTTTACCATGACGGGCATACCCGGCGCGTTGTTCCTACCGTTGGCATTGGCCATTGGTTTTTCAATGATCACATCGTACCTGATGGCCCAAACGCTGGTGCCTGTTCTGGCCAACTGGATGATGAAGGAGCACACGCACGTCAGCAATGGCAAAGCTCCGAAACGAAAAGGCCGGAAACTATTCAAATTTAAACACGCAGTTGTTGCAACAAACGGGAATGGGCACTACGAAAAAGAAGCGCTGTTGCGATCGAAAGAGGCACTGGCCGAACGGGAAGATTTGAATAACGATGGTAAGATCAGCTATTTTGAACGATTACGCAGCCGATTCACCCGATTCATTCGCCGAATTCTACCGTATCGGAAAGTGATTGTAAGCACGTATGTGTTGGGTTCTATGGCCATTGTGGTGCTGCTCATCACGAACATCGGGCGGGATGTATTGCCCAAAGTAGCCGGGCATCAGTTTCAGGTTCGATTGCGGAATCCGGATGGTACGCGGCTCGAAAAAACCGAAGCAACCATGCTGAAAACCATCGATGTATTGAAGAGGATGGTTGGCAAAGACAATATTGAAATCACCTCGGCGATGGTCGGTATGCACGGCGCTCAGTTCTCGACCAGCCCGATTTACCTGTTTATGGCGGGGCCGCAGGAAGGCGTTTTGCAGGTGAGTCTGAACGAAGACTATGATGTCGATCTGGACGAGCTGAAAGATAAATTCCGGGCGAGCATGAAGCAGGCTTTGCCCGATGTCAAGCTGTCGTTCGAGCCAATTGAGTTGACGGATAAGATTCTGAGCCAGGGGTCGCCTACGCCCATCGAGGTCAAGCTGTCGGGCAAAAACAAAAAACAGAATGAAGAGTATGCTAATAAGGTCATTGCGAAGCTGAATAAAATCCGCTACCTCCGGGATGTTCAGATTGGGCAGGCCACCAAATACCCGACTATTAACGTGAATATCGACCGAACACGGGCCGCTCAGCTAGGCACCGATATTTCGGCCATTTCGCGGTCGTTGATTGCCGCTACGTCGTCGTCGCGTTATACCGAGAAAAGTGTCTGGATCGACCCCAAATCCAGCCAGACGTATACTGTACAGGTTCAGGTGCCCGAAAACCGAATGACGAGTGTGAATGACCTGGGCGAAATTCCGGTATTACCGAATGCCAACCGGCCGGTGCTGAGCGATGTAGCTACCTTACAGAAAGGCACTTCGTATGGTGAAAACGATAATATTGGCGCGATTCCGGTGCTGTCGGTCACAGCCAATCTGAATGATATTGACTTAGGAACAGCCGCTCGCGACGTGCAAAAAGCCATCGATTCGCTGGGCGAATTACCGCGTGGCTTAACCATAAAAATGCAGGGGCTGACACAGGTGCTGATCGATACACTCGACAGTCTGCAAACGGGTCTGCTGACAGCCATTGTCGTTATCTTCCTGATGCTGGCGGCCAACTTCCAATCGTTCAAGGTCTCGCTGGTGGTGTTATGTACGGTGCCTGCCGTACTGGTTGGCTCGCTGATTTTGCTGATGCTGACCGGCTCAACGCTCAACCTGCAATCGTACATGGGCATGATTATGTCGGTGGGGGTATCCATTTCCAACGCCGTTCTGATGGTCACCAATGCCGAAGAACTTCGGATGCGGAACGGCAATGCGCTGCTATCGGCGCGGGAAGCAGCTTCGATTCGGATTAGGCCCATTCTGATGACCAGCGTGGCGATGGTGGTCGGTATGATTCCGATGGCGTCCGGCTTAGGCGAGGGTGGTTCACAAGCCGCTCCGCTGGGTCGTGCGGTGATCGGTGGACTGATTGCCTCGACCTTTGCCGCCCTGTTTATTCTGCCGCTGGCCTTTGCCTGGGTACAGGAAAAAACATCCACCGAATCGGTCTCGCTCGATCCAGAAGATAAAGAGAGTAAGTACTATACGAATGCGGATTTACTGAATTAA
- a CDS encoding efflux RND transporter periplasmic adaptor subunit, with amino-acid sequence MHRRISVRNLVALASGLLLVSLFTQCHSSENKAEKEEAEADSVTAPAPTEVFSLTKGKLASSLNIPGELIAYRDVDIYAKVSGFIKTLNADVGSEVREGQLLAQAEAPELSAQLASADSKLKAQEALSIASKANYERVLEASKFSGAVSKNDVDQALAKRNADLAQLEAAKSAYREVATLKNYLAIRAPFDGIISARNASTGAYIGPAGKGSEFPLFVLTEQKRLRLVVAVPEAYTGYVHAGSEVSFTVKTFPNRTFTGKIKRLSGALDKRLRSERVEVDVINNDKKLLPGMVAEVTLPLPTQSNTFIVPKAALVNSTTGVFVIRVKEGKSEWVPVKKGLEADNKIEIFGDLNEGDQLVTTASEEIRDGAPVNVK; translated from the coding sequence ATGCACCGTCGAATCTCAGTCCGTAATTTGGTTGCCTTAGCCAGTGGTTTGCTGCTGGTCAGTTTATTCACTCAATGCCATTCGTCCGAAAACAAAGCTGAAAAAGAAGAAGCCGAAGCCGATTCGGTAACCGCTCCGGCGCCCACTGAAGTATTTTCGTTAACCAAAGGCAAACTGGCTTCCTCGCTAAACATTCCGGGCGAACTGATCGCGTATCGGGATGTGGATATCTACGCTAAAGTGAGTGGGTTTATCAAAACGCTTAATGCCGATGTGGGCTCTGAAGTGCGCGAAGGGCAGTTGCTGGCACAGGCCGAAGCGCCTGAACTGAGTGCCCAACTGGCCTCTGCCGACTCGAAACTCAAAGCCCAGGAAGCTCTTTCGATTGCCAGCAAAGCCAATTACGAACGGGTATTGGAAGCTAGTAAGTTTTCAGGCGCCGTCTCGAAAAACGATGTTGATCAGGCACTTGCTAAACGGAATGCCGACCTGGCGCAACTGGAGGCCGCTAAATCTGCCTATCGGGAAGTGGCGACTCTCAAAAACTACCTGGCTATCCGGGCTCCGTTCGATGGCATCATCAGCGCACGTAATGCCAGTACGGGGGCTTACATTGGCCCCGCCGGTAAAGGGTCGGAATTCCCGCTATTTGTACTGACCGAGCAGAAACGCCTTCGTCTGGTCGTGGCTGTGCCCGAGGCCTACACGGGTTATGTGCATGCGGGAAGCGAGGTGAGCTTTACGGTCAAAACGTTTCCGAACCGCACATTTACGGGGAAAATCAAACGGCTATCGGGCGCGTTGGACAAGCGGTTGCGTTCGGAGCGGGTAGAGGTCGATGTGATCAACAACGACAAAAAGCTCTTGCCTGGTATGGTGGCCGAAGTGACGCTTCCCCTACCTACGCAGAGCAATACATTTATTGTTCCGAAAGCCGCGCTGGTCAACTCCACAACGGGTGTCTTTGTGATTCGGGTAAAGGAAGGAAAATCGGAGTGGGTTCCGGTTAAAAAAGGACTTGAGGCCGATAATAAAATCGAAATCTTCGGCGATCTGAACGAAGGCGATCAACTCGTAACGACTGCCAGCGAAGAAATCCGCGATGGCGCACCAGTGAATGTGAAGTAG
- a CDS encoding RNA polymerase sigma factor, whose amino-acid sequence MTFPNENFLLNRMSTGDEKAFRKLYDFYRPDLYRFVFKFIKSNELSNDICQEVFMKIWEDRWAIQEVSSFKSYLFTVTKNHTFNMLKRAAVEDRIKGEVLRNYTVSKNDTEESLQAREYQQFLQRVLDTLPPQSREVFKLCRQQEKSYDEAAQILGISSSAIKKHMVRSMKVLRFAVEKDMGIAFSVFMQLLAQSGDWLPVLEA is encoded by the coding sequence ATGACGTTTCCCAATGAGAACTTTTTACTAAACCGCATGTCGACAGGTGATGAAAAAGCATTCCGTAAACTGTACGATTTTTACCGGCCCGATCTGTATCGCTTCGTGTTTAAGTTCATCAAATCCAATGAGCTGTCGAACGACATCTGCCAGGAAGTATTCATGAAAATCTGGGAAGACAGATGGGCCATACAGGAAGTTAGCTCGTTTAAATCGTATCTATTTACAGTCACTAAAAATCACACATTCAACATGCTGAAACGCGCGGCTGTTGAAGATCGGATCAAGGGTGAAGTTTTACGGAATTACACTGTCTCAAAAAACGATACGGAAGAAAGTCTGCAAGCCAGGGAATACCAGCAGTTTTTGCAGCGGGTACTGGATACGTTGCCCCCGCAGAGTCGGGAAGTTTTCAAGCTGTGCCGGCAACAGGAAAAGAGTTATGACGAAGCTGCACAGATTTTAGGCATATCGAGTAGTGCTATCAAAAAGCACATGGTGCGGTCGATGAAAGTGCTTAGGTTCGCGGTTGAAAAAGATATGGGTATCGCCTTCAGTGTTTTTATGCAACTACTGGCGCAATCGGGCGATTGGCTGCCTGTGCTTGAGGCCTAA
- a CDS encoding spinster family MFS transporter, giving the protein MQTKEAVHTEAVSSLYRNYVLVMLTLVYVFNFVDRQLLVILQESIKRDLHLSDTQLGLLSGFTFALFYVTLGIPIARFADKTNRRNTVAASLAIWSVMTACSGLVRNFIQLLLARIGVGIGEAGGSPPAHAMISDYFPPEKRSTALSIYSTGIYFGILVGFLMGGYLNQHLGWRTAFYVVGIPGVIFSLLFYVTVKEPRRGATDLVTAKTQESPSLREVLKQLYATKTFVYLALATGLHVFCIYGLTNWAPSFLARLHGMKNAEIGALLGPIFGLGGAFGSFAGGLLTDRFGKTDKRRYLSIPAYAIMLSIPCAAGTIFLQNTASTIVCLGLTASLQSTYLGPSVAVSHSLVPASMRSLTSAILFFALNFIGLGFGPLVVGMLSDGLAPSLGAESLRWAMSITILISFGSVTLFLIAAKKLTTDLSR; this is encoded by the coding sequence ATGCAAACGAAGGAAGCCGTTCATACTGAGGCAGTCAGCAGCCTGTACCGGAACTATGTTCTGGTAATGCTGACACTGGTCTATGTCTTCAACTTTGTGGACCGGCAACTCCTTGTGATTCTTCAGGAATCCATCAAACGGGACCTGCACCTGTCCGATACACAGCTTGGGCTACTCTCCGGGTTTACATTTGCGCTGTTTTATGTTACCCTGGGTATTCCCATCGCTCGTTTTGCCGATAAAACAAACCGTCGAAACACGGTAGCCGCGTCGCTGGCGATATGGAGTGTCATGACGGCCTGTTCGGGTCTGGTGCGGAACTTCATCCAATTACTGCTAGCTCGTATTGGCGTGGGCATTGGCGAGGCTGGGGGGAGCCCTCCAGCCCATGCCATGATTTCTGATTACTTCCCTCCCGAAAAACGCTCCACAGCACTCTCGATTTACTCAACCGGCATCTATTTCGGCATACTGGTCGGTTTTTTAATGGGCGGCTATCTCAATCAGCATCTTGGCTGGCGCACCGCATTTTATGTGGTGGGGATACCGGGGGTTATCTTCTCGTTGCTGTTTTATGTGACCGTGAAAGAGCCTCGACGCGGGGCTACGGATTTGGTTACAGCCAAGACCCAAGAATCGCCTTCGTTACGCGAGGTTTTAAAGCAGTTGTATGCTACCAAAACCTTCGTTTACCTGGCGTTGGCCACAGGCTTGCACGTCTTTTGCATCTATGGTCTGACGAATTGGGCACCGTCGTTTCTGGCAAGGCTTCACGGCATGAAAAACGCAGAAATAGGTGCCCTACTGGGTCCCATCTTTGGTCTTGGCGGAGCATTTGGTTCGTTCGCGGGAGGGCTTCTGACAGATCGTTTTGGCAAGACGGATAAACGGCGGTATCTGAGCATTCCGGCCTATGCCATTATGCTTTCGATTCCGTGCGCGGCTGGTACTATTTTTCTACAAAATACGGCATCGACGATTGTTTGCCTGGGTTTGACCGCATCGCTTCAGAGTACCTATCTAGGCCCTTCGGTAGCTGTTTCGCACAGCCTCGTTCCGGCATCGATGCGGTCGCTGACTTCCGCTATTCTGTTTTTTGCCCTCAACTTCATTGGATTGGGGTTTGGCCCGCTGGTTGTCGGTATGCTTAGCGATGGGCTGGCTCCGTCGTTAGGTGCCGAATCGCTGCGCTGGGCCATGTCGATTACGATCCTAATAAGCTTTGGCTCAGTAACGCTCTTTTTGATTGCAGCTAAAAAGCTGACAACTGATTTATCCCGATAA
- a CDS encoding serine hydrolase domain-containing protein translates to MKRYISITWLLSCLLSYTYTAKGQPKTTVLTEAAPTAGGFSADRLARLDAGMDDWVKQKWVNGSVVLIARHGKIVFYKAHGYNDLTKKVPLDKNGIFRVASQTKALTCVSVMMLWEEGKFSLDDPVSKFIPSFANAKVLATFNPKDTTYTTVPAKRPVTIRDLLTHTSGLGYPAIGTPAENAIYAKSNMTGGVGVKDQKLSDAMTRLGSLPLFFQPGEQWRYGLNMDVLGYLVELWSGMSLEAFFQKRICQPLGMKDTYFNLPPEKGPRLVNFFLGDSTGTIQKQASVFGGALDMNYPLQKTDYFSGGGGLSSTVYDYAIFLQMLLNGGEYNGVRLLARNTVRLMTMNQIGDLNPNIGDHARDNTFGFGFLVISENGSKFTPSQVGTYSWGGVFSTSYWVDPKEDMLVLIYRQMWGPYVSNTDKAFKPLVYQAIND, encoded by the coding sequence ATGAAGCGTTACATCTCCATTACCTGGCTGCTATCCTGCCTTCTTTCGTATACCTACACGGCGAAGGGCCAGCCCAAAACTACCGTTTTGACCGAAGCTGCTCCTACAGCGGGTGGCTTTTCTGCCGATCGACTGGCCCGTCTGGATGCAGGAATGGACGATTGGGTAAAACAGAAATGGGTGAACGGTTCGGTGGTGCTGATCGCCCGGCACGGCAAAATCGTATTCTACAAAGCACACGGGTATAATGATCTAACTAAAAAAGTACCGCTCGACAAGAATGGCATTTTCCGGGTTGCCTCTCAGACCAAAGCGCTTACCTGCGTGTCGGTCATGATGCTTTGGGAAGAAGGTAAATTTTCGCTGGACGATCCGGTTTCCAAATTCATTCCGTCCTTCGCCAATGCTAAAGTGCTGGCGACCTTCAATCCAAAAGATACTACTTACACCACTGTGCCAGCGAAACGGCCCGTTACTATTCGTGATCTGCTAACGCATACATCGGGTTTAGGCTACCCAGCCATCGGCACACCGGCCGAAAATGCCATTTATGCCAAAAGTAATATGACGGGAGGGGTGGGCGTAAAAGACCAGAAGCTTTCCGACGCCATGACTCGTCTGGGTAGTCTGCCGCTCTTTTTCCAACCTGGCGAACAATGGCGATACGGCCTGAATATGGATGTATTAGGTTACCTGGTCGAGTTGTGGTCGGGTATGTCGCTGGAAGCGTTTTTCCAGAAACGAATCTGCCAGCCACTGGGTATGAAAGATACCTATTTCAATTTACCGCCCGAAAAAGGCCCGCGACTGGTCAACTTTTTCCTCGGCGACTCCACCGGAACGATCCAAAAGCAGGCATCGGTCTTTGGCGGAGCACTCGACATGAATTATCCGTTACAGAAAACGGATTACTTTTCGGGAGGTGGCGGTTTGTCGTCCACTGTTTACGATTATGCCATTTTCCTGCAAATGCTGCTGAATGGTGGCGAGTACAATGGGGTGCGCCTGCTGGCCCGAAATACGGTACGCCTGATGACCATGAATCAAATCGGTGACCTAAACCCCAACATTGGCGACCATGCCCGCGACAATACATTCGGTTTCGGTTTTCTGGTCATTTCTGAAAATGGAAGCAAGTTTACCCCCAGCCAGGTAGGTACGTATTCCTGGGGTGGTGTGTTTTCAACATCGTACTGGGTCGATCCCAAAGAAGATATGCTGGTGTTGATCTACCGACAAATGTGGGGGCCATACGTGTCAAACACCGACAAAGCCTTCAAGCCGTTGGTCTATCAGGCAATTAATGATTGA